One Malus sylvestris chromosome 14, drMalSylv7.2, whole genome shotgun sequence DNA segment encodes these proteins:
- the LOC126600857 gene encoding autophagy-related protein 8B-like isoform X2, with translation MLMIDAWHLRKTCAILIPDARSDIPEIDRKKYHVPGKMTLGEFIFFIRVSIRLSQKKPIFVSFKNTKPPLGALFYEIDEQNKGEDGFLHITYGGEENVCGSNEEQEHGDKISFENEYSQDYLVSISTSLSTSKICQ, from the exons ATGCTTATGATAGATGCCTGGCATTTGAGGAAGACCTGCGCAATTTTAATACCT GACGCTAGGAGTGATATTCCTGAAATTGACAGGAAGAA ATACCATGTCCCTGGTAAAATGACTCTTGGAGAATTCATCTTCTTTATTCGGGTTAGCATCAGGTTAAGCCAAAAAAAGCCAATATTTGTCTCTTTCAAGAACACTAAACCTCCCCTTG GTgctttgttttatgaaattgaTGAGCAAAATAAGGGCGAAGATGGATTTCTGCACATTACCTACGGTGGGGAAGAGAATGTTTGTGGATCAAATGAAGAGCAAGAACATGGGGATAAAATATCTTTCGAGAATGAATATTCTCAAG ATTATCTAGTTAGCATTAGCACCTCACTCAGCACTAGTAAAATATGTCAATGA
- the LOC126600857 gene encoding autophagy-related protein 8B-like isoform X1 — MLMIDAWHLRKTCAILIPDARSDIPEIDRKKYHVPGKMTLGEFIFFIRVSIRLSQKKPIFVSFKNTKPPLGALFYEIDEQNKGEDGFLHITYGGEENVCGSNEEQEHGDKISFENEYSQGTFFYLFLGINYTVFFLH, encoded by the exons ATGCTTATGATAGATGCCTGGCATTTGAGGAAGACCTGCGCAATTTTAATACCT GACGCTAGGAGTGATATTCCTGAAATTGACAGGAAGAA ATACCATGTCCCTGGTAAAATGACTCTTGGAGAATTCATCTTCTTTATTCGGGTTAGCATCAGGTTAAGCCAAAAAAAGCCAATATTTGTCTCTTTCAAGAACACTAAACCTCCCCTTG GTgctttgttttatgaaattgaTGAGCAAAATAAGGGCGAAGATGGATTTCTGCACATTACCTACGGTGGGGAAGAGAATGTTTGTGGATCAAATGAAGAGCAAGAACATGGGGATAAAATATCTTTCGAGAATGAATATTCTCAAGGTACGTTTTTCTATCTGTTTCTGGGGATTAATTATACAGTTTTCTTTCTCCACTAA
- the LOC126600857 gene encoding autophagy-related protein 8B-like isoform X5, with product MLMIDAWHLRKTCAILIPDARSDIPEIDRKKYHVPGKMTLGEFIFFIRVSIRLSQKKPIFVSFKNTKPPLGALFYEIDEQNKGEDGFLHITYGGEENVCGSNEEQEHGDKISFENEYSQGH from the exons ATGCTTATGATAGATGCCTGGCATTTGAGGAAGACCTGCGCAATTTTAATACCT GACGCTAGGAGTGATATTCCTGAAATTGACAGGAAGAA ATACCATGTCCCTGGTAAAATGACTCTTGGAGAATTCATCTTCTTTATTCGGGTTAGCATCAGGTTAAGCCAAAAAAAGCCAATATTTGTCTCTTTCAAGAACACTAAACCTCCCCTTG GTgctttgttttatgaaattgaTGAGCAAAATAAGGGCGAAGATGGATTTCTGCACATTACCTACGGTGGGGAAGAGAATGTTTGTGGATCAAATGAAGAGCAAGAACATGGGGATAAAATATCTTTCGAGAATGAATATTCTCAAG GACATTGA
- the LOC126600857 gene encoding autophagy-related protein 8B-like isoform X4, whose product MLMIDAWHLRKTCAILIPDARSDIPEIDRKKYHVPGKMTLGEFIFFIRVSIRLSQKKPIFVSFKNTKPPLGALFYEIDEQNKGEDGFLHITYGGEENVCGSNEEQEHGDKISFENEYSQGDCVEEDKLVANML is encoded by the exons ATGCTTATGATAGATGCCTGGCATTTGAGGAAGACCTGCGCAATTTTAATACCT GACGCTAGGAGTGATATTCCTGAAATTGACAGGAAGAA ATACCATGTCCCTGGTAAAATGACTCTTGGAGAATTCATCTTCTTTATTCGGGTTAGCATCAGGTTAAGCCAAAAAAAGCCAATATTTGTCTCTTTCAAGAACACTAAACCTCCCCTTG GTgctttgttttatgaaattgaTGAGCAAAATAAGGGCGAAGATGGATTTCTGCACATTACCTACGGTGGGGAAGAGAATGTTTGTGGATCAAATGAAGAGCAAGAACATGGGGATAAAATATCTTTCGAGAATGAATATTCTCAAG GTGATTGTGTGGAGGAAGACAAACTTGTTGCCAATATGCTTTAA
- the LOC126600857 gene encoding autophagy-related protein 8B-like isoform X6, which translates to MLMIDAWHLRKTCAILIPDARSDIPEIDRKKYHVPGKMTLGEFIFFIRVSIRLSQKKPIFVSFKNTKPPLGALFYEIDEQNKGEDGFLHITYGGEENVCGSNEEQEHGDKISFENEYSQD; encoded by the exons ATGCTTATGATAGATGCCTGGCATTTGAGGAAGACCTGCGCAATTTTAATACCT GACGCTAGGAGTGATATTCCTGAAATTGACAGGAAGAA ATACCATGTCCCTGGTAAAATGACTCTTGGAGAATTCATCTTCTTTATTCGGGTTAGCATCAGGTTAAGCCAAAAAAAGCCAATATTTGTCTCTTTCAAGAACACTAAACCTCCCCTTG GTgctttgttttatgaaattgaTGAGCAAAATAAGGGCGAAGATGGATTTCTGCACATTACCTACGGTGGGGAAGAGAATGTTTGTGGATCAAATGAAGAGCAAGAACATGGGGATAAAATATCTTTCGAGAATGAATATTCTCAAG ATTAG
- the LOC126600857 gene encoding autophagy-related protein 8B-like isoform X3, with amino-acid sequence MGCDAWHLRKTCAILIPDARSDIPEIDRKKYHVPGKMTLGEFIFFIRVSIRLSQKKPIFVSFKNTKPPLGALFYEIDEQNKGEDGFLHITYGGEENVCGSNEEQEHGDKISFENEYSQGTFFYLFLGINYTVFFLH; translated from the exons ATGGGATGTG ATGCCTGGCATTTGAGGAAGACCTGCGCAATTTTAATACCT GACGCTAGGAGTGATATTCCTGAAATTGACAGGAAGAA ATACCATGTCCCTGGTAAAATGACTCTTGGAGAATTCATCTTCTTTATTCGGGTTAGCATCAGGTTAAGCCAAAAAAAGCCAATATTTGTCTCTTTCAAGAACACTAAACCTCCCCTTG GTgctttgttttatgaaattgaTGAGCAAAATAAGGGCGAAGATGGATTTCTGCACATTACCTACGGTGGGGAAGAGAATGTTTGTGGATCAAATGAAGAGCAAGAACATGGGGATAAAATATCTTTCGAGAATGAATATTCTCAAGGTACGTTTTTCTATCTGTTTCTGGGGATTAATTATACAGTTTTCTTTCTCCACTAA